The nucleotide window ACGTGCTGGAGATGGAGGGCTGGGACACCGTGTTCCTGGGCGCCACCGTGCCCATCGAAGACCTGGTGGCGATGGTGCGCGAGCGGCGGCCCCATGTGGTGGCGCTCTCGGCCAGCATTGCGCCGCACCTGCCGCGGGTGCGCGAAACCATCCGCGCCGTCCGCGAGGCCATGCCCGGGGCCGCGCCGCTGATCGCCGTCGGCGGGCGCGCCTTCGCCGACGATCCCGGGCTGGCGGAACGCCTGGGCGCCGACCTTACCGCGACGGACGCGGTACAGGCGGCCCAGCTGCTGAAGGAGAGAGTATCCGTATGACTCCGGCCACCATCACCCCGGAGCTTCACCCCGTGCTGCGCGCCTTTCCGGGCGCGGTGCTGGCGCTGGACCGTGCCGGCATGGTCCTGGAATCCAACGGCTACCTGGAACGCGCGCTGGAGCGCGGCGTGGCCGGGCAGGCGTTCTCGGCCGTGCTCGACACCGCCTCGCGCCGCAAGCTCGACGCGATCCTTTCCCGCGAGCCGCGGGCGGGGCACGACCCCGCCGCCACGCCCGCGTGGGAGCTGATGCTGGCGGGGCGCGACACCCTGCAGCCGCGCTCGTTCTACCCCGTGTGGGACGAAGGAGGCGAGCGGCTGTGGCTGGTGGAGTGCCCCCGCGACCCGCGCTTCGACGCCCTGTACGAGGAGCTGGCGGCCGTCAACTCCGAGCAGGCCAACACGCAGCGCCAGCTGGCCAAGGAAAAGGCGCGACTGGCGCGCGCGCTGGCCGAGCTGGAGCGCGAGTTGACGGAGAACGAGCGCCTGTCGCGCGCCCTGCAGGGGCAGAACGAGGAGATGGAGGCGCAGAACCAGGAGCTCCTGGCCATGACCGAGGAGCTTCACGCCGGGCAGGACCAGCTGCTGGGCGCCAACCAGCAGCTGGAGCGCCGCACCCGCGAGCTGCAGATCGCCCTGAACGCGCGCAACCGCTTCTACGCGGCCATGAACCACGAGCTGCGCACCCCCATCAACGCGGTGATGGGGTACAACGACCTGCTCCTGGCCGAGGTGTACGGAAGCCTCAGCGAGCAGCAGGAGCTGGCGGTGGAGCGCTCGCAGCGCGCGGCCCGGCACCTGCGGGAGCTGGTGGACGACGTGCTGGACCTGTCGCGCCTGGAGCTGGGCAAGGCCGAGCTGGCCACGCAGGACGTGGACGCCGCCGCCCTGGTAGACGACATGCTCGAGACGCTGCGTCCCGTGGCCGCGCAGGCCGGGGCGGAGATGCGCCGGGTAGAGGGCGAGCCGGTGCGCGTGGTGACCGATCCCCGCCGGCTGCGGCAGATCGTGCTGAACCTGCTTTCCAACGCGTTGAAGTACGGCGAGGGCGCGCCGGTGTGGGCGCGGGTGGCGCGCGGCGCCGACGGCGGGCTGGTGCTGGAGGTGACCGACGGCGGGCCGGGGATTCCCCAGGAGGACCTGGGCCGCATCTTCGACGAGTTCGTGCAGCTGGCGCGCGAAGACAACACCGAGGCGGCCGGCCGCGACG belongs to Longimicrobium sp. and includes:
- a CDS encoding HAMP domain-containing sensor histidine kinase, yielding MTPATITPELHPVLRAFPGAVLALDRAGMVLESNGYLERALERGVAGQAFSAVLDTASRRKLDAILSREPRAGHDPAATPAWELMLAGRDTLQPRSFYPVWDEGGERLWLVECPRDPRFDALYEELAAVNSEQANTQRQLAKEKARLARALAELERELTENERLSRALQGQNEEMEAQNQELLAMTEELHAGQDQLLGANQQLERRTRELQIALNARNRFYAAMNHELRTPINAVMGYNDLLLAEVYGSLSEQQELAVERSQRAARHLRELVDDVLDLSRLELGKAELATQDVDAAALVDDMLETLRPVAAQAGAEMRRVEGEPVRVVTDPRRLRQIVLNLLSNALKYGEGAPVWARVARGADGGLVLEVTDGGPGIPQEDLGRIFDEFVQLAREDNTEAAGRDGTGLGLSIARRMAHALGGTLEAASTVGVGSTFRLTLPPAPPRGAERPNDHPRP